A window of the Gemmatirosa kalamazoonensis genome harbors these coding sequences:
- a CDS encoding UvrB/UvrC motif-containing protein, with protein MLCENCKENDAVVNLTTIKDNVVTQQHLCEKCAAEKGVETSIAPKNPLGDFLQAVQHKALLGGDDAPACHFCGATTRDFRATGRLGCARCYTAFERQLRELLRRLHGNSRHAGRRYEPPAVELIERAGTVAQLRERLRRAIDNEQFELAAELRDRLRAVES; from the coding sequence ATGCTCTGCGAGAACTGCAAGGAGAACGACGCCGTCGTGAATCTCACGACGATCAAGGACAACGTCGTGACGCAGCAGCACCTGTGCGAGAAGTGCGCGGCGGAGAAGGGCGTGGAGACGAGCATCGCGCCCAAGAATCCGCTCGGCGACTTCCTGCAGGCGGTGCAGCACAAGGCGCTGCTCGGCGGCGACGACGCGCCGGCGTGTCACTTCTGCGGCGCCACGACGCGCGACTTCCGCGCGACGGGGCGGCTGGGGTGCGCGCGCTGCTACACGGCGTTCGAGCGCCAGCTGCGTGAGCTGCTGCGTCGACTTCATGGGAACTCGCGGCACGCCGGACGACGCTACGAGCCGCCGGCCGTGGAGCTCATCGAGCGCGCGGGAACGGTGGCGCAGCTGCGCGAGCGGCTGCGCCGAGCGATCGACAACGAGCAGTTCGAGCTCGCGGCGGAGCTCCGCGACCGACTGCGTGCGGTGGAGTCCTGA
- a CDS encoding protein arginine kinase, with amino-acid sequence MTLDLSLLPDGGVAWLDASGEHADVVLSTRIRLARNVEGYAFTPRARDGERLRVLAQIRDAAPHVASLQGNVLLRVDELGTAERQLLHERHLVSKELAGLEGGQGVRTGAALMLGNGVSVMVNEEDHLRLQALRSGLAVTDAYRAVERLDLELGGRVPYAFHSEFGFLTACPTNTGTGMRASVLIHLPGLVLTKEISKVLAGLQQMGLTYRGLYGEGSEVVGNFFQISNQTTLGRSEEELLDGLARVVQKVIEREEEARRVLLRDAGYIIEDKLWRAFGTLRYARSLSLDEAMNYLSGVRLAVGLKLIRGLSVYTLNKLLIFCQSAHLAYAEGRPLSEAEASQSRARYVREALANEAGAQE; translated from the coding sequence ATGACGCTCGATCTCTCGCTGCTGCCCGACGGCGGCGTCGCCTGGCTGGACGCGTCGGGGGAGCACGCGGACGTTGTGCTCTCGACGCGCATCCGGCTCGCGCGGAACGTCGAGGGCTACGCGTTCACGCCGCGGGCGCGCGACGGCGAACGGCTGCGCGTTCTCGCCCAGATCCGTGACGCGGCGCCCCATGTCGCGAGTCTACAGGGAAACGTCCTGCTGCGCGTCGACGAGCTGGGCACGGCGGAGCGGCAGCTGCTGCACGAGCGACATCTCGTGAGCAAGGAGCTCGCGGGGCTCGAGGGCGGTCAGGGCGTGCGCACGGGCGCCGCGCTGATGCTCGGCAACGGCGTGAGCGTGATGGTGAACGAGGAGGATCACCTGCGGCTGCAGGCGCTGCGCTCGGGGCTCGCGGTGACGGACGCATACCGCGCGGTCGAGCGGCTCGACCTGGAGCTGGGTGGGCGGGTGCCGTACGCGTTCCACTCGGAGTTCGGCTTTCTCACCGCGTGCCCGACGAACACCGGGACCGGGATGCGCGCGAGCGTGCTGATTCACCTGCCGGGGCTCGTGCTCACGAAGGAGATCTCGAAGGTGCTCGCGGGCCTCCAACAGATGGGACTCACGTATCGCGGGCTGTATGGCGAGGGCTCGGAAGTCGTGGGGAACTTCTTCCAGATCTCGAACCAGACGACGCTCGGTCGCTCGGAGGAAGAGCTGCTCGACGGGCTCGCGCGCGTGGTACAGAAGGTGATAGAGCGAGAGGAGGAGGCCCGTCGGGTGTTGCTCCGCGACGCGGGGTATATTATCGAGGACAAGCTTTGGCGCGCTTTCGGGACGCTCCGCTACGCGAGGAGTCTAAGCCTCGACGAGGCAATGAATTACCTCAGTGGCGTGCGGCTCGCGGTGGGGCTGAAACTGATCCGTGGGCTCAGTGTATACACCCTCAACAAGCTCCTGATATTCTGCCAGTCGGCGCATCTGGCATACGCGGAAGGGCGACCGCTCTCCGAGGCAGAGGCGTCTCAGTCTCGCGCACGCTACGTGCGGGAGGCGCTGGCGA